A genomic window from Micromonospora sp. WMMA1947 includes:
- the ngg gene encoding N-acetylglutaminylglutamine synthetase, with protein MTDTLATGTARTDRERVLGRRRERTGPGGDPIAPGTPEPRQPETASTDASGVVLDCGWGRLVFGQTFDDQVHVADVLRSEAVGARDICIYLRDPHVLVSRLPDELFIDPSLTYRLPLGAKRPAATEGGDVPGLTVRPLRDAADAEAVNRIYARNGMVTAPVEVLVDNAGTDRFLHLVAEDATGEVVGTITGVDHVAVFGDPENGASLWCLTVDFNTAPPGTGQALLTALADRLDGRGRAFVDLSVLAENAGAIRLYERLGFHRTGTLCVKRKNPINERLFLPAMPEGYDELNPYAKIVADEAMRRGIRVEVTDPNWGELKLTTGGRTIHTRESLSELTSAVAMSRCDDKRVTRRILTEAGLSVPRGRTATGEPDDVAFLNDVGPVVVKPARGEQGNGITVGVRTPEALTAAVELARRFCPDVLIEELRAGEDLRVVVIDHEVVAAAVRRPAQITGDGVHDITELIERQSRRRAAATGGESRIPVDDMTREVVAEAGYRMHDVLPEGEVLAVRRTANLHTGGTIHDVTAELHPAIAEACVTASRALDIPVTGLDLLVPAPDQPEHVFIEANERPGLANHEPQPTAERFVDLLFPGTRAPQRLWSPAGAASSGA; from the coding sequence CCGGCTCGTGTTCGGGCAGACGTTCGACGACCAGGTGCACGTCGCAGACGTGCTGCGCTCCGAGGCGGTCGGCGCCCGGGACATCTGCATCTACCTGCGCGATCCGCACGTGCTGGTGTCCCGGCTGCCGGACGAGCTGTTCATCGACCCGTCGCTGACGTACCGGCTGCCGCTGGGCGCGAAGCGGCCCGCCGCCACCGAGGGCGGTGACGTGCCCGGGCTGACCGTCCGGCCGCTGCGCGACGCCGCCGACGCCGAGGCGGTGAACCGGATCTACGCGCGCAACGGCATGGTCACCGCCCCGGTCGAGGTGCTGGTGGACAACGCCGGCACGGACCGGTTCCTGCACCTGGTGGCCGAGGACGCCACCGGTGAGGTGGTCGGCACCATCACCGGCGTGGACCACGTCGCGGTGTTCGGCGACCCGGAGAACGGCGCCAGCCTGTGGTGCCTGACGGTGGACTTCAACACCGCCCCGCCCGGCACCGGGCAGGCGCTGCTCACCGCGCTCGCCGACCGGCTCGACGGGCGTGGACGGGCGTTCGTGGACCTGTCCGTGCTGGCCGAGAACGCGGGCGCGATCCGGCTGTACGAGCGCCTCGGCTTCCACCGCACCGGCACGCTCTGCGTGAAGCGGAAGAACCCGATCAACGAGCGCCTGTTCCTGCCCGCCATGCCCGAGGGGTACGACGAGCTGAACCCGTACGCGAAGATCGTCGCGGACGAGGCGATGCGCCGCGGCATCCGGGTCGAGGTGACCGACCCGAACTGGGGTGAGCTGAAGCTGACCACCGGCGGCCGGACCATCCACACCCGCGAGTCGCTGTCGGAGCTGACCTCGGCGGTGGCGATGAGCCGCTGCGACGACAAGCGGGTGACCCGGCGCATCCTCACCGAGGCGGGGCTGTCGGTGCCGCGCGGCCGCACGGCCACCGGCGAGCCCGACGACGTCGCGTTCCTGAACGACGTGGGCCCGGTGGTGGTCAAGCCGGCGCGGGGCGAGCAGGGCAACGGCATCACCGTCGGCGTGCGTACGCCGGAGGCCCTGACCGCGGCCGTCGAGCTGGCCCGCCGGTTCTGCCCGGACGTGCTGATCGAGGAACTGCGCGCGGGCGAGGACCTGCGGGTCGTGGTGATCGACCACGAGGTGGTCGCCGCCGCGGTCCGCCGCCCGGCGCAGATCACCGGCGACGGGGTGCACGACATCACCGAGCTGATCGAGCGGCAGAGCCGCCGCCGGGCCGCCGCCACCGGCGGTGAGTCCCGCATCCCGGTCGACGACATGACCCGCGAGGTGGTGGCGGAGGCCGGGTACCGGATGCACGACGTGCTCCCGGAGGGCGAGGTGCTCGCGGTCCGCCGGACGGCCAACCTGCACACCGGCGGCACGATCCACGACGTGACCGCCGAGCTGCACCCGGCGATCGCCGAGGCGTGCGTCACCGCGAGCCGGGCGCTGGACATCCCGGTCACCGGGCTGGACCTGCTGGTTCCCGCCCCGGACCAGCCGGAACACGTGTTCATCGAGGCGAACGAGCGGCCCGGACTGGCCAACCACGAGCCGCAGCCCACCGCCGAGCGTTTCGTCGACCTGCTCTTCCCGGGTACCCGGGCACCGCAGCGACTCTGGTCGCCGGCCGGTGCGGCAAGCTCTGGGGCATGA
- a CDS encoding osmoprotectant NAGGN system M42 family peptidase — protein sequence MTARKPQPLKLDLDYLRQVLVELLEIPSPSGRTDHIQQYVGERLSAIGISSTLTRRGALSACLPGPRETGADRAIVVHTDTIGGMVKRLKENGRLEVNPIGTHSARFAEGAHVRIFTDDLERVVTGQVLPLKASGHRYNEAVDLQGVGWELVEVRVDEPVHDEAGLRALGIDAGDFVAFLPNPTITPNGYVKSRHLDDKAGVAAVLTAFKAMVDAGITPAVTAHLLVTVTEEIGHGASHGLDPDVAEIVSVDAAVVAPGQQSRETAATLAMGDGVGPFDYHLTRNLASIAKEHGVDLVRDVFDYYRSDVAAAVEAGAHARVALLGFGVDATHGHERTHLDGLHQLTQLLCLYLQSPLVFPEWDAEPEGDLADFPSLAVQPANEEGPREGPIGLD from the coding sequence ATGACCGCACGCAAGCCCCAACCGCTCAAGCTCGACCTCGACTACCTCCGCCAGGTGCTGGTGGAGCTGCTGGAGATCCCCAGCCCGTCGGGGCGCACCGACCACATCCAGCAGTACGTCGGCGAGCGGCTCTCCGCGATCGGGATCAGCTCCACGCTGACCCGTCGCGGGGCGCTGAGCGCCTGCCTGCCCGGTCCCCGGGAGACCGGCGCCGACCGGGCGATCGTGGTGCACACCGACACCATCGGCGGCATGGTGAAGCGGCTCAAGGAGAACGGGCGGCTGGAGGTCAACCCGATCGGTACGCACAGCGCCCGCTTCGCCGAGGGCGCCCACGTGCGGATCTTCACCGACGACCTGGAGCGGGTCGTCACCGGCCAGGTGCTGCCGCTGAAGGCGAGCGGCCACCGCTACAACGAGGCAGTCGACCTTCAGGGCGTCGGCTGGGAACTGGTCGAGGTGCGGGTGGACGAGCCGGTGCACGACGAGGCCGGGCTGCGGGCGCTCGGCATCGACGCCGGGGACTTCGTCGCGTTCCTGCCCAACCCCACGATCACCCCGAACGGGTACGTCAAGTCCCGGCACCTGGACGACAAGGCGGGCGTGGCGGCGGTGCTGACCGCGTTCAAGGCGATGGTCGACGCCGGGATCACCCCGGCGGTCACCGCGCACCTGCTGGTCACCGTCACCGAGGAGATCGGCCACGGCGCCAGCCACGGGCTGGACCCGGACGTCGCGGAGATCGTCTCGGTGGACGCGGCGGTGGTCGCGCCGGGCCAGCAGTCCCGGGAGACCGCTGCGACACTCGCGATGGGCGACGGGGTCGGCCCGTTCGACTACCACCTGACCCGCAACCTCGCCTCGATCGCCAAGGAGCACGGCGTCGACCTGGTCCGGGACGTGTTCGACTACTACCGCTCGGACGTGGCCGCCGCGGTCGAGGCCGGCGCGCACGCCCGGGTCGCGCTGCTCGGGTTCGGCGTGGACGCCACCCACGGCCACGAGCGCACCCACCTCGACGGCCTGCACCAGCTCACCCAGCTGCTCTGCCTCTACCTGCAGAGCCCGCTGGTCTTCCCCGAGTGGGACGCCGAGCCGGAGGGCGACCTGGCCGACTTCCCGTCGCTCGCCGTGCAGCCGGCGAACGAGGAGGGCCCGCGCGAGGGCCCGATCGGCCTGGACTGA
- a CDS encoding ribonuclease Z, whose translation MSMRELVVLGTASQAPTRQRNHNGYLLRWDDEVILFDPGEGSQRQMLHTGITATDLTRICVTHFHGDHCLGLPGTIQRLSLDRVPRPVAVHFPAGGAEYFARLRHASSFYETAELAVEPIDTDGQRITLGIGTLEARRLRHPIETYGYRLVEPDGCRMLPERLAAYGIAGPDVGQLLRDGHLDRDGRRVTRDEVSVTRPGQRFAFVMDTGLCDGVYALAEHADLLVIESTFLESEAALAAEVGHLTAGQAARVAAESGVRTLVLTHFSQRYADPRRFHDEAREHFTGDLVIAEDLQTVPVPPRRVPSPG comes from the coding sequence GTGTCCATGCGTGAGCTGGTGGTGCTCGGTACGGCCAGCCAGGCCCCGACCCGGCAGCGCAACCACAACGGCTACCTGCTGCGCTGGGACGACGAGGTGATCCTCTTCGACCCGGGCGAGGGCAGTCAGCGGCAGATGCTGCACACCGGGATCACCGCCACCGACCTGACCCGGATCTGCGTCACCCACTTCCACGGCGATCACTGCCTCGGCCTGCCCGGCACGATCCAGCGCCTCTCGCTGGACCGCGTACCGCGCCCGGTGGCGGTGCACTTCCCGGCCGGCGGCGCCGAGTACTTCGCCCGGCTGCGCCACGCCTCCAGCTTCTACGAGACCGCCGAACTCGCCGTCGAACCGATCGACACCGACGGGCAGCGGATCACGCTGGGCATCGGCACGCTTGAGGCCCGCCGGCTGCGGCACCCGATCGAGACGTACGGGTACCGCCTGGTCGAGCCGGACGGCTGCCGGATGCTGCCGGAGCGGCTGGCCGCGTACGGCATCGCCGGTCCGGACGTGGGGCAGCTGCTGCGCGACGGCCACCTGGACCGCGACGGACGCCGCGTCACCCGCGACGAGGTGAGCGTGACCCGGCCGGGGCAGCGGTTCGCGTTCGTGATGGACACCGGGCTCTGCGACGGCGTGTACGCGCTGGCCGAGCACGCCGACCTGCTGGTGATCGAGTCGACGTTCCTGGAGTCGGAGGCGGCGCTCGCCGCCGAGGTCGGGCACCTCACCGCCGGCCAGGCCGCGCGGGTGGCGGCCGAGTCGGGGGTACGCACGCTCGTGCTCACCCACTTCTCCCAGCGGTACGCCGACCCGCGCCGCTTCCACGACGAGGCCAGGGAACACTTCACCGGTGATCTGGTGATCGCCGAGGATCTCCAGACGGTTCCGGTGCCGCCCCGGCGGGTACCGTCGCCCGGGTGA
- a CDS encoding GNAT family N-acetyltransferase, whose product MTISLRSATEADLMAVGALHQRSRVAAYSSFLPPESLADPTPEAMGRYWVERLTWEGADHRMTVAERDGRLVGFSYLGPDDEGDPATGLLNAIHLEPSERGRGTGRALMVDALDAMRARGWTRAVLWVLRDNAHARRFYERGGWTATGEQRDEHIGAALVPQLRYARRV is encoded by the coding sequence GTGACGATCTCCCTACGTTCCGCGACCGAGGCCGACCTGATGGCGGTCGGCGCCCTGCACCAGCGTTCCCGGGTGGCGGCGTACTCGTCGTTCCTGCCGCCCGAGTCGCTGGCCGACCCGACGCCGGAGGCGATGGGCCGCTACTGGGTGGAGCGGCTGACCTGGGAGGGCGCCGACCACCGGATGACAGTGGCCGAGCGGGACGGGCGGCTGGTGGGGTTCAGCTACCTCGGGCCGGACGACGAGGGCGACCCGGCGACCGGGCTGCTGAACGCGATCCACCTGGAGCCGTCCGAGCGGGGCCGGGGCACCGGACGGGCGCTGATGGTGGACGCGCTGGACGCGATGCGGGCCCGGGGATGGACGCGCGCGGTGCTATGGGTGCTGCGGGACAACGCCCACGCGCGCCGGTTCTACGAGCGCGGCGGCTGGACCGCGACCGGTGAGCAGCGGGACGAGCACATCGGTGCGGCGCTCGTCCCCCAGCTCCGCTACGCCCGCCGGGTGTAA
- a CDS encoding cystathionine beta-synthase produces the protein MQYYDNVVELIGNTPLVRLRNVTEGIQATVLAKVEYVNPGGSVKDRIAMRMVEDAEKAGILRPGGTIVEPTSGNTGVGLALVAQLKGYRCVFVCPDKVSQDKQDVLRAYGAEVVVCPTAVAPEDPRSYYNVSDRLAREIPGAWKPNQYSNPANPRSHYETTGPELWKQTEGKITHFVAGVGTGGTISGIGRYLKEASEGRVKVIGADPEGSVYSGGTGRPYLVEGVGEDFWPETYDQKIADEIVEVSDKESFEMTRRLAREEGLLVGGSCGMAVVGALEVARKAGPDDVIVVLLPDGGRGYLSKIFNDKWMARYGFLDDSGTEPTVADALAGKPGGLPELVHVHPTETVRDAIDYMREYGVSQLPVLKAEPPVVTGEVAGSIAEKDLLDALFTGQAHLHDTIERHMGEPLPMIGGGQPVSEAVGLLEKADAALVLVDGKPKGVLTRQDLLAHLGAR, from the coding sequence GTGCAGTACTACGACAACGTCGTCGAGTTGATCGGCAACACCCCGCTGGTCCGCCTGCGCAACGTCACCGAGGGCATCCAGGCCACCGTGCTGGCGAAGGTGGAGTACGTCAACCCGGGCGGCTCGGTCAAGGACCGGATCGCGATGCGCATGGTGGAGGACGCCGAGAAGGCGGGCATCCTGCGGCCGGGCGGCACGATCGTGGAGCCGACCAGCGGCAACACGGGCGTCGGCCTGGCCCTGGTGGCCCAGCTCAAGGGCTACCGATGCGTCTTCGTCTGCCCGGACAAGGTCAGCCAGGACAAGCAGGACGTGCTGCGCGCGTACGGGGCCGAGGTGGTGGTCTGCCCGACCGCCGTCGCGCCGGAGGACCCGCGCTCCTACTACAACGTCTCCGACCGGCTGGCCCGGGAAATCCCCGGCGCGTGGAAGCCCAACCAGTACAGCAACCCGGCCAACCCGCGCTCGCACTACGAGACCACCGGCCCGGAGCTGTGGAAGCAGACCGAGGGCAAGATCACCCACTTCGTGGCGGGCGTCGGCACCGGCGGCACCATCTCCGGCATCGGCCGCTACCTCAAGGAGGCGTCCGAGGGCCGGGTCAAGGTGATCGGCGCGGACCCGGAGGGCTCGGTCTACTCCGGCGGCACCGGCCGGCCGTACCTGGTCGAGGGCGTCGGTGAGGACTTCTGGCCGGAGACGTACGACCAGAAGATCGCCGACGAGATCGTCGAGGTGTCGGACAAGGAGTCCTTCGAGATGACCCGCCGGCTGGCCCGCGAGGAGGGTCTGCTGGTCGGCGGCTCCTGCGGCATGGCCGTGGTGGGTGCGCTGGAGGTGGCCCGCAAGGCCGGCCCGGACGACGTGATCGTGGTGCTGCTGCCGGACGGCGGCCGGGGCTACCTGTCGAAGATCTTCAACGACAAGTGGATGGCCCGGTACGGCTTCCTGGACGACTCGGGCACCGAGCCGACCGTCGCCGACGCGCTCGCCGGCAAGCCCGGTGGCCTGCCCGAGCTGGTGCACGTGCACCCGACCGAGACGGTCCGCGACGCGATCGACTACATGCGCGAGTACGGCGTCTCGCAGCTCCCGGTGCTGAAGGCCGAGCCGCCGGTGGTGACCGGTGAGGTGGCCGGTTCGATCGCGGAGAAGGACCTGCTCGACGCCCTGTTCACCGGCCAGGCCCACCTGCACGACACGATCGAGCGGCACATGGGCGAGCCGCTGCCGATGATCGGCGGCGGCCAGCCGGTGAGCGAGGCGGTCGGTCTGCTGGAGAAGGCCGACGCCGCGCTGGTGCTGGTCGACGGCAAGCCCAAGGGCGTGCTGACCCGGCAGGACCTGCTCGCCCACCTGGGCGCCCGCTGA
- a CDS encoding YkvA family protein codes for MGKTLKRSAAFAALARALAAGTRGGPSLGARLAALPRMIRATTRGEYDGGLRLALMAGATAYIVSPIDLLPEIPLAIFGLADDAVMVTWLAGSVLAETERFLEWEARRSSVIPGHVVP; via the coding sequence ATGGGGAAGACGTTGAAGCGCAGCGCCGCGTTCGCCGCGCTGGCCCGGGCGCTGGCGGCGGGCACGCGGGGCGGGCCGTCGCTCGGTGCCCGGCTGGCGGCGCTGCCGAGGATGATCCGGGCGACCACCCGGGGCGAGTACGACGGCGGTCTGCGCCTGGCGCTGATGGCCGGGGCGACGGCGTACATCGTCTCCCCGATCGACCTGCTGCCGGAGATCCCGCTGGCGATCTTCGGCTTGGCCGACGACGCGGTCATGGTGACCTGGCTGGCGGGCAGCGTGCTCGCCGAGACCGAGCGTTTCCTGGAGTGGGAGGCACGTCGCAGCTCCGTCATCCCCGGGCATGTGGTGCCCTGA
- a CDS encoding SGNH/GDSL hydrolase family protein encodes MGDAGSVAPVRRQRARQIARLAAIGTGATVAATAATGGVLLGQARQARRTIPMAQAPPPRCNGVYGAKLPGPPVTMVILGDSSAAGYGVHRRRETPGSLLATGLSRRLHRPVRLHRFAVVGALSSGLKPQVESALEVEPDVAVILVGGNDVTNRTPFSVAVRYLTDAVRTLRAAGCEVVVGTCPDLGTIRPIQPPLRWLARRWSRQLAAAQTVGVVEAGGRAVSLGDMLGPRFAAEPARMFAWDRFHPSAEGYAIAAAALLPTVLSALGAVPERRPVLPGVEGVRSLPEAAHQAARHAGTEVSGAQLRGRDRGPGGRWAQLRRRAFFGVGAVPPTGSAADSATLEGTA; translated from the coding sequence ATGGGGGACGCTGGTTCCGTCGCGCCGGTCCGCCGGCAGCGCGCCCGGCAGATCGCCCGCCTCGCGGCGATCGGCACGGGCGCCACGGTGGCGGCCACCGCCGCCACCGGCGGGGTGCTGCTCGGCCAGGCCCGGCAGGCCCGCCGCACCATCCCGATGGCGCAGGCCCCGCCACCCCGCTGCAACGGCGTATACGGCGCGAAACTTCCCGGCCCACCGGTCACCATGGTGATCCTGGGCGACTCCTCAGCGGCCGGCTACGGCGTGCACAGGCGCCGCGAGACACCGGGCTCGCTGCTGGCCACCGGGCTGTCCCGCCGCCTGCACCGGCCGGTCCGGCTGCACCGGTTCGCCGTGGTCGGCGCGCTGTCGTCCGGGCTGAAGCCGCAGGTCGAGTCCGCCCTGGAGGTCGAGCCGGACGTGGCGGTGATCCTGGTCGGCGGCAACGACGTCACCAACCGCACGCCGTTCTCGGTGGCGGTGCGCTACCTGACCGACGCGGTCCGCACGCTGCGGGCGGCCGGCTGTGAGGTGGTCGTCGGCACCTGTCCCGACCTGGGCACCATCCGGCCGATCCAGCCGCCGCTGCGCTGGCTGGCCCGGCGCTGGAGCCGCCAGCTCGCCGCCGCGCAGACGGTGGGCGTGGTCGAGGCCGGCGGCCGTGCCGTCTCGCTCGGCGACATGCTCGGGCCGCGGTTCGCCGCCGAGCCCGCCCGGATGTTCGCCTGGGACCGGTTCCACCCCTCCGCCGAGGGGTACGCGATAGCCGCGGCGGCGTTGCTGCCCACCGTGCTGTCCGCGCTGGGCGCGGTCCCGGAACGCAGGCCTGTCCTGCCCGGCGTCGAAGGCGTACGGTCGCTCCCGGAGGCCGCCCACCAGGCGGCCCGGCACGCCGGCACGGAGGTCAGCGGCGCCCAGCTCCGGGGTCGCGACCGCGGGCCGGGCGGGCGGTGGGCGCAGCTTCGCCGGCGGGCCTTCTTCGGCGTCGGCGCGGTGCCACCGACCGGCAGCGCCGCCGACTCGGCAACGCTGGAGGGAACGGCATGA
- a CDS encoding SGNH/GDSL hydrolase family protein — MSERNEVARWGRAAALSLLAGTVGGAAVLAGQAIAARTREYAQPELGLVLRATVGRADAPPLRLVLLGDSSALGVGVDRFEDTIGGQLANLLAEGPTGRRVQLSSVGVSGSRATDLATQVARALLGERPDVAVVLIGANDATAMARPGDAAAYLGSAVRRLREAHVEVVVGTCPDLGAVRAVAAPLRQVLGWSGRRMARAQTAAVLDAGGTVVDLGTETGPVFRADAGTLCHDGFHPSADGYRVWAHALLPAVEAAAAVAFRHHRRPPTG, encoded by the coding sequence ATGAGCGAGCGGAACGAGGTGGCCCGGTGGGGCCGGGCCGCGGCCCTGTCGCTGCTGGCCGGCACGGTGGGTGGCGCGGCTGTCCTCGCCGGCCAGGCCATCGCCGCCCGCACCCGCGAGTACGCCCAGCCCGAGCTGGGTCTGGTGCTGCGCGCGACGGTCGGCCGTGCGGACGCGCCGCCGCTGCGGCTGGTGCTCCTGGGTGACTCGTCGGCGCTCGGCGTGGGCGTGGACCGGTTCGAGGACACCATCGGCGGCCAGCTCGCCAACCTGCTCGCCGAGGGGCCGACCGGCCGCCGGGTGCAGCTGTCCAGCGTCGGGGTCTCCGGCTCGCGTGCCACCGACCTGGCGACCCAGGTGGCCCGGGCGCTGCTGGGCGAGCGGCCGGACGTGGCGGTGGTGCTGATCGGGGCGAACGACGCCACGGCGATGGCCCGGCCCGGTGACGCGGCGGCCTACCTCGGCTCGGCGGTACGCCGGCTGCGGGAGGCACACGTCGAGGTCGTGGTGGGGACGTGTCCCGATCTCGGGGCGGTACGCGCGGTCGCCGCACCGCTGCGTCAGGTGCTCGGCTGGTCCGGGCGGCGGATGGCGCGGGCCCAGACGGCGGCCGTGCTGGACGCCGGGGGCACCGTGGTCGACCTGGGCACCGAGACCGGTCCGGTGTTCCGCGCGGACGCGGGCACGCTCTGCCACGACGGCTTCCACCCGTCCGCAGACGGCTATCGGGTCTGGGCACACGCCCTGCTGCCGGCGGTCGAGGCCGCGGCGGCCGTGGCGTTCCGGCACCACCGCCGACCGCCCACGGGGTGA
- a CDS encoding acetyl-CoA C-acetyltransferase: protein MPIESPRDAVIVATARSPIGRAFKGSLREVRPDDLAATIVQAALDKVPALDPTTIDDLYLGCGLPGGEQGFNMARVVATLMGLDGLPGATLTRYCASSLQTTRMAMHAIRAGEGDVFISAGVEMVSRYARGNSDALPPEAQALVGGGWENPRFAEARERSAARAQGGAEVWTDPRESGQLPDIYLAMGQTAENLAQVYDVTREDMDAFGVRSQNLAEKAIADGFWAREITPVTTPDGTVVSTDDGPRAGVTLEAVAGLKPVFRPDGRITAGNCCPLNDGAAAVVIMSAERASELGLTPLARIVSTGVTGLSPEIMGLGPVEASKQALKRAGMTIDDVDLVEINEAFAAQVIPSYRQLGIPEEKLNVAGGAIAVGHPFGMTGARITGTLLNALEWHDKTIGLETMCVGGGQGMAMVLERLS, encoded by the coding sequence ATGCCGATTGAGTCGCCCCGCGACGCCGTCATCGTCGCCACCGCCCGGTCCCCCATCGGCCGCGCGTTCAAGGGTTCCCTCCGCGAGGTCCGCCCGGACGACCTCGCTGCCACCATCGTCCAGGCCGCCCTCGACAAGGTTCCGGCGCTCGATCCCACCACCATCGACGACCTCTACCTCGGGTGTGGCCTGCCCGGCGGCGAGCAGGGCTTCAACATGGCGCGGGTGGTCGCCACCCTGATGGGCCTCGACGGCCTGCCCGGCGCCACGCTGACCCGCTACTGCGCGTCCTCGCTCCAGACCACCCGGATGGCGATGCACGCGATCCGGGCCGGTGAGGGCGACGTGTTCATCTCCGCGGGTGTGGAGATGGTCTCCCGGTACGCCCGGGGCAACTCGGACGCGCTGCCGCCGGAGGCGCAGGCCCTCGTCGGTGGCGGCTGGGAGAACCCCCGCTTCGCCGAGGCCCGGGAGCGTTCCGCGGCCCGCGCCCAGGGCGGCGCCGAGGTGTGGACCGACCCGCGCGAGTCCGGGCAGCTGCCCGACATCTACCTCGCCATGGGGCAGACCGCGGAGAACCTGGCCCAGGTGTACGACGTGACCCGCGAGGACATGGACGCGTTCGGCGTCCGCAGCCAGAACCTCGCCGAGAAGGCGATCGCCGACGGCTTCTGGGCCCGCGAGATCACCCCGGTCACCACGCCGGACGGCACGGTGGTCAGCACCGACGACGGCCCGCGTGCCGGGGTGACGCTGGAGGCGGTGGCCGGCCTGAAGCCGGTGTTCCGCCCGGACGGCCGGATCACCGCGGGCAACTGCTGCCCGCTCAACGACGGCGCCGCCGCCGTGGTGATCATGAGCGCCGAGCGGGCGTCCGAGCTGGGGCTCACCCCGCTGGCCCGGATCGTGTCCACCGGTGTCACCGGGCTCTCCCCCGAGATCATGGGCCTGGGTCCGGTCGAGGCGTCGAAGCAGGCGTTGAAGCGGGCCGGCATGACCATCGACGACGTCGACCTGGTCGAGATCAACGAGGCGTTCGCCGCCCAGGTGATCCCCTCGTACCGGCAGCTCGGCATTCCGGAGGAGAAGCTGAACGTCGCCGGTGGCGCGATCGCTGTCGGCCATCCGTTCGGCATGACCGGCGCCCGGATCACCGGCACGCTGCTCAACGCGCTGGAGTGGCACGACAAGACCATCGGTCTGGAGACCATGTGCGTCGGCGGCGGCCAGGGCATGGCGATGGTGCTCGAACGACTGAGTTGA
- a CDS encoding CYTH and CHAD domain-containing protein — MATVVERERKYSGDEGFRLPDLTGCGGVVTMSDATVSDLDAVYWDTDDLLLLRSGHALRRRTGGHDAGWHLKVGAGGARVEHQFPAGASDDGPPPELVALIRGASRGRPVAPAARVVNRRREHRLRDADGRVLAEVAEDDVRSEDLVDDTARTWHEIEIELVDGDEALLDALGERLRAAGAREVAVSKSHRAVAGRIGRFDDREPDGPAGPVLAYVRAQRDAIVGNHAAAYQGDEDAVHDMRVATRRLRATLRTFRGLWDRREGEALRAELRRLGGELGRVRDTQVMAARLTDAVHDLPDELVLGPVAARIGERFAADRAEATTALRSALDADRYPELLARLDRLADGPPADVGRRWVDRRVRKAARRADTRLDRALATTGPDGDAALHEARKKLKVARYAVEVRQPAAGRHAARLVKRFKALQDLLGTHQDSVVTREVLRRQALQAYAEGENTFTYGLLHARQAEAAGHDRPAVLRARDRSRHRKVRRWLKP, encoded by the coding sequence ATGGCCACCGTCGTGGAACGTGAGCGCAAGTACTCCGGCGACGAGGGTTTCCGGCTGCCCGACCTGACCGGGTGCGGTGGCGTCGTGACCATGTCCGACGCCACCGTCTCGGATCTGGACGCCGTCTACTGGGACACCGACGACCTGCTCCTGCTGCGTAGCGGGCACGCGCTGCGCCGGCGTACCGGTGGGCACGACGCGGGCTGGCACCTCAAGGTGGGCGCGGGTGGCGCCCGGGTCGAGCACCAGTTCCCGGCCGGAGCGTCCGACGACGGCCCGCCGCCCGAGCTGGTCGCGCTGATCCGGGGCGCGTCGCGCGGTCGTCCGGTCGCCCCGGCGGCCCGGGTCGTGAACCGTCGCCGGGAACACCGGCTGCGGGACGCGGACGGCCGGGTACTGGCCGAGGTGGCCGAGGACGACGTCCGGTCCGAGGATCTGGTGGACGACACCGCGCGGACCTGGCACGAGATCGAGATCGAGCTGGTCGACGGCGACGAGGCGCTGCTCGACGCCCTCGGTGAGCGGCTGCGCGCGGCAGGCGCCCGGGAGGTGGCGGTCAGCAAGTCGCACCGGGCCGTCGCCGGCCGGATCGGGCGCTTCGACGACCGGGAACCGGACGGTCCGGCGGGCCCGGTCCTCGCGTACGTCAGGGCGCAGCGCGACGCGATCGTCGGCAACCACGCGGCCGCCTACCAGGGGGACGAGGACGCGGTCCACGACATGCGCGTGGCGACCCGCCGGTTGCGGGCGACGCTGCGTACCTTCCGGGGCCTGTGGGACCGCCGGGAGGGCGAGGCGCTCCGGGCCGAGCTGCGCCGCCTCGGCGGGGAGCTGGGCCGGGTCCGCGACACCCAGGTGATGGCCGCCCGGCTCACCGACGCGGTGCACGACCTGCCGGACGAGCTGGTGCTCGGTCCGGTGGCGGCACGGATCGGCGAACGGTTCGCTGCCGACCGGGCCGAGGCGACCACCGCGCTGCGGTCCGCGCTGGACGCCGACCGCTACCCCGAACTGCTGGCCCGCCTGGACCGGCTGGCCGACGGCCCGCCTGCCGACGTCGGCCGGCGGTGGGTGGACCGCAGGGTCCGCAAGGCGGCACGCCGCGCCGACACCCGGCTGGACCGGGCGCTCGCCACGACCGGGCCGGACGGGGACGCCGCGCTGCACGAGGCGCGCAAGAAGCTGAAGGTGGCCCGCTACGCGGTGGAGGTGCGCCAACCGGCTGCCGGCAGGCACGCCGCTCGCCTGGTGAAGCGGTTCAAGGCGCTCCAGGACCTGCTCGGCACCCACCAGGACTCGGTGGTCACCCGGGAGGTGCTGCGGCGGCAGGCGCTCCAGGCGTACGCCGAGGGCGAGAACACGTTCACCTACGGTCTGCTGCACGCGAGGCAGGCCGAGGCCGCCGGCCACGACCGCCCGGCCGTCCTGCGGGCGCGCGACCGGTCACGGCACCGCAAGGTACGCCGCTGGCTCAAGCCCTGA